CGCTCCAGTAGTGCCTCCTACCCTGGGGAGAGCCAAAGGCAGCAGGACATAGATCAACAGACAGCCCAACAGCAGAGTGCTCAGGCCAGCCAGGCTCGAGAGAGCCACACGGACAGCTCAGAGAGACTGGCAGAGGTGACCAAGCAGATGGAGAGGAAGACACTAGACTCTCCTCCGTACCACTACTCAGACTGCCACAGCGAGGCAGGAGAGAGGCAGGTGTACAGAGCTCTGCAACAGGAGCAAAAGATCCAGACGGGCCTCGCTCCAGACATCCTCCAAAAACAGGAAGCTGTCACGTCCCACCTGTACCACAACCAGGCTAGTCACTGCTATCTTAGCGCCCAGGACGAGGAGCCCCCCATACTGACCTATGAGGGCGGGGCCAGGAGTGAGGGGTACTACCAAGAACACTCAACCTCAGGCAAAGACACCTCCTCTAGTGACAATGACCCCCGCAGCTCTGACAAGGAGGCCTCCACGGACGACGAGTCCCCGTCCTCCTCCTTCTCTGACGCCGGGAGTTACCTCCAGCACTTGTCTGTCTCACACCAGCCAGGGTCCCCTCTGCCCTCCCCGCAGGGCTCCTCCCAATGCCAAAGCGGGGACACCCAGGCAGAGGTTAAGGGCACTGCCCTGCCTCACAAACTGCGTCTCAAACACAGAGCCATGAGCTCCCAGCAGGACTCTCCCACCACCACTCCTCCTTCCTCTATCCTGCCCCTGCCCCAGCACCCTTACCTGGCCCTCACGCAACAGCAGAGcggcaaagagagggagagtgagagccAGCCCCCCACAGGGTTCTATAAGCAGCCGTCCTCAGCTGAGTCTAGGAAGGAGAGTGGGAAAAAGGAGTCGTCAAGCGGACGCCGTAACAACAAACGAGACTAAGTGCCTATAGAACACTTGAGGGCAACACAAATTTGTTGAGGTTTCTTACATTGTGAGGTGTCTCTGATGCTGCCTTAGATCAAAATACGCTCTTTCCCTTTCCCCTCCTCAATCTCAATCCACTATCATTCCTTTACCCCCATCTACACCTCCCTCGCCTTCATGTCCTGGGACTAAAAAGCTGGACTGAAGCCCAAAACAGGGCTGGACTTCTGGGGGAACAGTATtctatatgtatatattgtatatacaCTTTTCAGTTCTTGCATCTTCTCCATAATTACAGAAGGACTTTTGTTTATAAATGAGAGGAGGGATGAAACTCTTTCATATCGTTTTTCGTCAAACCACAGTTGGTCATTTCAAATGAGAATATAAGTTGACCATTATTGGAACTATATTGTCAGCTTTCAGTGCCCCTCCTAAGGTGCACATCTGGCGTTAGACAAACATAGCAGCAACATTCTGGGAACATTCCCTTGACCAAAGATGCAACACAATGAGAAGTTCCATCCCTCTTCCCTAACCCTACCTCTACCAATCCATATTTCCCTTCCCATCTCCATGATCTCAcacagcccatccattatctttCTTGTTCAAGCACTTGGTTTGTATATTACTGTAAATTTACCAAtaatttataaatatatatttttgaagaaAACCAACAAATGTCACAACAATGCGACAAACTGTTGAGGCAAGAAAGGACTTGGACGTTATCATCCTGTGTTTGTCAGAATTACTGTACAGTCACATTGCGTCTACTGTTGCAAACTCCTCTTAAGTTAAAAAGCCTTTCATGTAATCACTTTAACTCTATTTACAGAAACATGGCCAATAGCTTTTGAAATGCAGCTTACCTGTTATTGCAGTAGATGTTTAAGATCTTAGACAGCATTCAATCAAAGTCAATCTGAGACAGAACTAGGCTGCTGGCCTAAAGTTGAGCATCATCAACAGTCTAGACTTCCACTGTTCCCATGTCTTAGCCCAATGTATTTATTCCTATGCCCACATCTGCAGAAAACCCAATAGGAGCACAGACTAAAATATGAATGTGTATAAACTTTAACATATAAAAGCTCAAGTTAAAACCGTAAAGTGGGGAAATATAGGGGAGAGAGTTATTTTAAGTATAGTAATATAATCTAAATGATATGTGTGATATTTGAACTCTGAGTGAGGCCACCTAGTCTCCTCTGCAAATCGACACAC
This genomic stretch from Salvelinus namaycush isolate Seneca chromosome 4, SaNama_1.0, whole genome shotgun sequence harbors:
- the nfil3-2 gene encoding nuclear factor, interleukin 3 regulated, member 2 — its product is MECLNSQLQSASSENNLDSLETYSNYEESLPSPQGTPSRQGRLVKPSMSCRRKREFISDEKKDAFYWEKRRKNNEAAKRSREKRRLNDMVLENRVMVLNDENCRLKTELLQLKLRFGLITTASYMEKSQQLTSGGNGRSSTSNYYSSGYSSSSQVMMNSDSSETEQSGSGGGHSQLVTSSPHGSLSDMSDGSSRDSPEPAVYGIKQEESSLEMDIGSSMFNVHHSLSSTHHQEEMESVYHSQQHHSYHHQESITSQTSQVPPPTQQRSVILYRSSSASYPGESQRQQDIDQQTAQQQSAQASQARESHTDSSERLAEVTKQMERKTLDSPPYHYSDCHSEAGERQVYRALQQEQKIQTGLAPDILQKQEAVTSHLYHNQASHCYLSAQDEEPPILTYEGGARSEGYYQEHSTSGKDTSSSDNDPRSSDKEASTDDESPSSSFSDAGSYLQHLSVSHQPGSPLPSPQGSSQCQSGDTQAEVKGTALPHKLRLKHRAMSSQQDSPTTTPPSSILPLPQHPYLALTQQQSGKERESESQPPTGFYKQPSSAESRKESGKKESSSGRRNNKRD